A genome region from Sphingomonas anseongensis includes the following:
- a CDS encoding DUF3089 domain-containing protein, with product MIGNFFGSLLAALAPGQPAQAQPAAVNYGLERNWICLPGRKDTCSTPIATTALNANGYGSTGKSSVAEKPAVDCFYVYPTVSADQGVNSDLKPSEEIGATQSQFARFSSVCRTFVPIYRQMTLGAVGVAMAGGDVRKAGELAYSDVANAWRTYLTQHNKGRPFVLIGHSQGSLLIQELIKREIEGKPVAKQLVRAIIPGFNVFVPQGKLVGGTFKSTPLCSRSGQTGCVMTWTSYREGSQPPESAMFGWAPPGMTVACTNPANPGSTKWEPLDGYWNTKSSYPVLGGPIAWSSEGAAPTAYVRTEGLVEARCVNDGRRGYLSLRTVKSAGSKRTDRIPGEVGVRGLFLPGWGMHLADLSAGLGDLVREIGELASRSKAASRPAH from the coding sequence GTGATCGGCAATTTTTTCGGAAGCCTGCTTGCGGCACTTGCTCCCGGACAGCCGGCGCAGGCTCAGCCGGCCGCGGTGAACTATGGGCTGGAGCGCAACTGGATATGCCTTCCCGGGCGAAAGGACACCTGCTCGACCCCGATCGCCACGACCGCTCTCAACGCCAACGGTTACGGCTCCACCGGCAAGAGCAGCGTCGCGGAAAAGCCGGCGGTCGACTGCTTCTACGTCTATCCGACCGTTTCGGCCGACCAGGGGGTCAACAGCGACCTCAAGCCGAGCGAAGAGATCGGCGCGACGCAATCGCAGTTCGCCCGCTTCTCGTCGGTCTGTCGAACCTTCGTCCCGATCTATCGGCAGATGACGCTGGGAGCTGTGGGCGTCGCAATGGCCGGCGGCGACGTCCGCAAGGCGGGCGAGCTTGCCTATTCCGACGTCGCGAACGCGTGGCGCACCTATCTCACGCAACACAACAAGGGCCGCCCGTTCGTTCTGATCGGCCACAGCCAGGGATCGCTGTTGATCCAGGAGCTGATCAAGCGCGAGATCGAGGGCAAGCCGGTCGCCAAGCAGCTGGTTCGGGCGATCATTCCCGGATTCAACGTCTTTGTGCCCCAGGGAAAGCTGGTCGGCGGCACCTTCAAGTCGACGCCTTTGTGCAGCCGATCGGGCCAGACCGGCTGCGTGATGACCTGGACCAGCTATCGCGAAGGCAGCCAGCCACCCGAATCCGCGATGTTCGGCTGGGCACCGCCTGGGATGACGGTGGCCTGCACCAATCCTGCGAACCCGGGCTCCACGAAATGGGAGCCGCTGGACGGCTATTGGAACACGAAATCCTCCTATCCGGTGCTTGGCGGACCCATCGCATGGTCGAGCGAAGGCGCGGCGCCGACGGCCTATGTGCGTACTGAAGGGCTGGTGGAGGCCCGCTGCGTGAACGACGGGCGCCGAGGGTATCTCTCGCTTCGAACGGTGAAGTCGGCCGGGAGCAAGCGAACCGATCGCATCCCCGGCGAGGTTGGAGTGCGCGGGCTCTTCCTTCCCGGTTGGGGAATGCACCTGGCCGACCTGTCCGCAGGCCTCGGCGACCTCGTCCGCGAGATCGGCGAGCTTGCGTCTCGATCCAAAGCAGCGTCCCGACCGGCGCATTGA
- the ruvB gene encoding Holliday junction branch migration DNA helicase RuvB encodes MATDPARITSPERTSEDADTALRPKTLDEFIGQKAARENLRVFVHAAKARGEALDHVLLHGPPGLGKTTLAGILAREMGVGFRATSGPVIAKSGDLAALLTNLEDGDVLFIDEIHRLNPAVEEVLYPAMEDRALDLMIGEGPSARSVRIDLPRFTLIGATTRQGLLTTPLRDRFGIPVRLNFYSVEELEQVVRRAARLLGADVTDDGAQEIAKRSRGTPRISGRLLRRVRDFAHAAGSDTVDAKVADAALSRLEIDALGLDAMDRRYLTMIADLYGGGPVGIETLAAGLSEPRDTIEDVIEPFLIQLGLIARTARGRCLNGRGYAHLGLPAPKGGQTGLFDVESGPK; translated from the coding sequence ATGGCAACCGACCCCGCGCGGATCACCAGCCCAGAGCGAACGAGCGAGGACGCGGACACCGCGCTCCGCCCGAAGACCCTCGACGAGTTCATCGGCCAGAAGGCGGCGCGGGAGAACCTCCGGGTCTTCGTCCATGCGGCCAAGGCGCGCGGCGAAGCGCTCGACCATGTGCTTCTCCACGGCCCGCCGGGCCTCGGAAAGACGACTCTTGCCGGGATCCTTGCCCGCGAGATGGGCGTGGGATTCCGGGCCACTTCCGGCCCGGTGATCGCCAAGTCCGGCGACCTCGCGGCCTTGCTTACGAACCTCGAGGACGGCGACGTGCTGTTCATCGACGAGATCCACCGGCTCAATCCCGCGGTCGAGGAAGTGCTCTATCCGGCGATGGAGGATCGGGCTCTCGACCTGATGATCGGCGAAGGTCCGTCCGCCCGCTCGGTTCGGATCGACCTTCCGCGCTTCACTTTGATCGGAGCGACGACCCGGCAGGGCTTGCTGACGACTCCGCTTCGGGACCGCTTCGGGATCCCGGTCCGGCTCAACTTCTATTCGGTCGAGGAGCTGGAACAGGTCGTACGCCGAGCCGCCCGGCTGCTCGGAGCCGACGTCACCGACGACGGCGCGCAGGAAATCGCCAAGAGGTCGCGCGGCACTCCGCGGATCTCGGGCCGACTCCTTCGCCGGGTCCGTGACTTCGCCCATGCCGCGGGATCGGACACCGTGGATGCGAAAGTCGCCGACGCTGCGCTATCACGCCTCGAGATCGACGCGCTCGGCCTCGACGCGATGGACCGTCGCTACCTGACGATGATTGCCGACCTCTACGGCGGAGGACCGGTGGGGATCGAGACTCTCGCCGCGGGCTTGAGCGAACCGCGCGACACGATCGAGGACGTCATCGAGCCGTTCCTCATTCAGCTCGGCCTAATCGCCCGGACTGCACGAGGACGCTGCCTCAACGGCCGCGGCTACGCCCATCTCGGGCTGCCAGCACCCAAGGGCGGCCAGACCGGCCTGTTCGACGTGGAGAGTGGACCCAAGTGA
- a CDS encoding dipeptidase, giving the protein MQVDRRTMMAGAVATIVAAPVLAKARMASSGGWYDRAIVIDALGGLGDPYGPDDAIRLSDRAWAEMAASGVTVLRDTVMPVGNVPDPWAAYQKDMGIKQQVLAANPDRLILVRTAADILKAKREKKFGVVIGTQDTSMIGGDLDRLAQMKKDGVMTVQLTYNNGNLAGDGSLEPRNGGLTKLGKATIDRIEKERLLLDLSHGGARTMAEAAAYAKRPLVISHTGARALADHPRNTSDETIKAVADKGGVVGVYFMPFLTLDSHPKGSDLVAHIEHVANVAGEDHVGLGSDNGVLPQDTGPEATRKLNEWAKQRMDAGIAAPGEGLNVWPMVADYNSVDRYRRLASDLQKRGWTEARLDKLFGGNFLRVYRDAWNG; this is encoded by the coding sequence ATGCAGGTCGACCGACGCACGATGATGGCCGGGGCGGTGGCGACGATCGTCGCTGCGCCGGTGCTTGCGAAAGCGCGAATGGCCAGCTCGGGCGGCTGGTACGACCGTGCAATCGTCATCGACGCCCTGGGCGGGCTCGGCGATCCTTACGGGCCGGATGATGCCATTCGGCTGAGCGACCGCGCCTGGGCCGAGATGGCCGCCAGCGGGGTGACGGTGCTGCGCGACACGGTGATGCCCGTCGGCAACGTCCCCGATCCGTGGGCCGCTTATCAGAAGGACATGGGGATCAAGCAGCAGGTCCTTGCCGCCAACCCCGACCGGCTGATTCTCGTCCGCACGGCCGCCGACATCCTCAAGGCGAAGCGCGAGAAGAAGTTCGGCGTCGTGATCGGGACGCAGGACACGTCGATGATCGGCGGCGATCTCGACCGTCTGGCGCAGATGAAGAAGGACGGCGTGATGACCGTCCAATTGACCTACAATAACGGCAACCTCGCCGGCGACGGCTCGCTGGAACCGCGAAACGGCGGCCTTACGAAGCTGGGCAAGGCGACGATCGACCGGATCGAAAAGGAACGGCTGCTTCTCGACCTGTCGCATGGCGGCGCGCGGACGATGGCGGAAGCCGCTGCCTATGCGAAGCGGCCGCTGGTCATCAGCCACACGGGCGCCCGGGCGCTCGCCGACCACCCGCGCAACACGTCGGACGAGACGATCAAGGCGGTTGCCGACAAGGGCGGCGTCGTCGGCGTCTATTTCATGCCGTTCTTGACGCTCGACAGTCATCCCAAGGGATCGGACCTGGTCGCGCACATCGAGCATGTGGCGAATGTCGCGGGCGAGGATCATGTCGGCCTGGGCAGCGACAATGGCGTGCTGCCGCAGGATACGGGTCCCGAGGCGACGCGGAAGCTCAACGAATGGGCGAAGCAGCGGATGGACGCGGGTATCGCGGCGCCGGGCGAGGGGCTGAACGTCTGGCCGATGGTCGCCGATTACAACAGCGTGGACCGGTACCGCCGCCTCGCGTCCGACTTGCAGAAACGTGGCTGGACCGAGGCTCGGCTCGACAAGCTGTTCGGCGGCAATTTCCTGCGCGTCTATCGCGACGCGTGGAACGGCTGA
- the ruvA gene encoding Holliday junction branch migration protein RuvA → MIARLSGTLAEIGADTAVIDVGGVGYQVHASARTLDALGPVGGDVLILTELQVREDAWTLFGFGTAAERDTFRTLTSVQGVGGKVALAILSALSPDELARAVAQEDKAMIGRANGVGPKLAARIANELKGKLGPVGLGGGAPAPRAGAAADALSALANLGFKPADASAAVNAAQDELGADATLDALVRLALRKAAK, encoded by the coding sequence ATGATCGCCCGCCTGTCCGGAACCTTGGCCGAAATCGGCGCCGATACTGCGGTGATCGACGTGGGTGGGGTCGGCTATCAGGTGCACGCGTCGGCGCGGACTCTCGACGCGCTCGGGCCGGTTGGCGGCGACGTCCTGATCCTGACCGAGCTTCAGGTGCGCGAGGATGCCTGGACCTTGTTCGGCTTCGGCACTGCGGCCGAACGCGACACATTTCGAACCCTCACCAGCGTCCAGGGGGTCGGCGGCAAGGTCGCGCTGGCGATCCTGTCGGCGCTCTCGCCCGACGAGCTGGCCCGGGCGGTCGCCCAGGAGGACAAGGCGATGATCGGTCGCGCCAATGGCGTCGGCCCCAAGCTAGCCGCGCGCATCGCCAACGAGCTTAAGGGAAAGCTTGGGCCCGTCGGCCTCGGCGGAGGAGCGCCGGCCCCGCGCGCAGGTGCCGCCGCGGACGCCCTCTCGGCCCTCGCCAACCTCGGCTTCAAGCCGGCCGACGCGAGCGCCGCCGTCAACGCTGCTCAGGATGAACTCGGCGCGGACGCGACCCTCGACGCACTTGTCCGGCTAGCCCTGCGGAAAGCAGCGAAATAG
- the ruvC gene encoding crossover junction endodeoxyribonuclease RuvC: MIILGLDPGLGTTGWGLIRAEGNRLSHLANGQLKTNASTPLPERLANLAAQLEALLAEYRPDAAAVEEVFVNKNPQSTLKLGQARGVALMCAARSGIAVGEYSPSIVKKAVVGTGGAEKAQVHAMVGRLLPGASIAGPDAADALAVAITHAHHLASKRAGITR; encoded by the coding sequence CTGATCATCCTCGGACTTGACCCCGGGCTTGGAACCACCGGCTGGGGGCTGATCCGCGCGGAAGGCAATCGCCTTTCCCATCTCGCCAACGGCCAGCTCAAGACGAATGCGTCAACACCGCTGCCCGAACGCCTCGCCAACCTCGCCGCCCAGCTCGAGGCGCTCCTCGCCGAGTACCGGCCGGATGCGGCCGCGGTCGAGGAAGTCTTCGTCAACAAGAACCCGCAATCGACGCTAAAGCTCGGCCAGGCGCGCGGAGTCGCATTGATGTGCGCCGCGCGCTCCGGAATCGCCGTCGGGGAATATTCTCCGAGCATCGTCAAGAAGGCCGTTGTCGGCACCGGCGGAGCGGAAAAAGCGCAGGTTCACGCGATGGTCGGCCGGCTTCTTCCCGGTGCCAGCATCGCCGGCCCCGACGCCGCCGACGCGCTCGCAGTCGCAATCACGCACGCCCACCACTTGGCGAGCAAGCGGGCGGGCATTACGCGTTGA
- a CDS encoding YebC/PmpR family DNA-binding transcriptional regulator yields MAGHSKYKNIMYRKGAQDKKRSAMFSKLSREITVAAKMGLPDPEANARLRAAVIAARAQSMPKDNIQRAIEKASGNDAENYEEIRYEGFGPGGVALIVEALTDNRNRTATNVRTIFSKNGGNLGASGSVSHGFERLGLIEYPASTGDADKVLEAAIEGGAEDVESDDDGHRVWTSVDDLHSVAKALEGMLGEAESIKLAWKPQTEVEVRGEDAQQLLKLMDSLDEDDDVQTVWGNEKVPDEELEKLG; encoded by the coding sequence ATGGCGGGGCACTCCAAATATAAGAACATCATGTACCGCAAGGGCGCTCAGGACAAAAAGCGCTCGGCGATGTTCTCGAAGCTGTCGCGCGAAATCACCGTCGCCGCGAAGATGGGCCTGCCCGATCCGGAAGCGAATGCGCGTCTCAGGGCCGCCGTCATCGCTGCCCGCGCCCAGTCGATGCCCAAGGACAATATCCAGCGCGCGATCGAAAAAGCGTCGGGCAACGACGCCGAGAATTACGAGGAAATCCGCTACGAAGGGTTCGGCCCAGGAGGGGTCGCGCTGATTGTCGAGGCGCTGACCGACAACCGCAACCGGACCGCGACGAACGTCCGCACCATCTTCTCGAAGAACGGCGGCAACCTGGGCGCGTCGGGCTCCGTCAGCCACGGCTTCGAACGGCTGGGCCTGATCGAATATCCGGCGAGCACCGGCGACGCCGACAAGGTGCTTGAGGCCGCGATCGAGGGCGGCGCGGAGGACGTCGAGTCCGACGATGACGGCCATCGCGTCTGGACCAGCGTCGACGACCTGCACAGCGTCGCCAAGGCGCTGGAAGGCATGCTTGGCGAAGCGGAGAGCATCAAGCTCGCGTGGAAGCCGCAAACCGAGGTCGAGGTCCGCGGCGAGGACGCCCAGCAGCTTTTGAAGCTGATGGATTCGCTCGACGAGGACGACGACGTGCAGACCGTCTGGGGCAATGAGAAAGTCCCCGACGAGGAGCTGGAGAAGCTCGGCTGA
- a CDS encoding DUF2312 domain-containing protein, with translation MADGTVAADQLRLFIERIERLEEEKKAIADDIRDVYSEAKANGYDPRIMRMVVRLRKMETHTRQEQDAILETYRTAIGC, from the coding sequence ATGGCGGACGGCACCGTCGCAGCCGATCAGCTGCGGCTGTTCATCGAGCGCATCGAGCGGCTCGAGGAAGAAAAGAAGGCAATCGCGGACGACATCCGCGACGTCTATTCCGAAGCCAAGGCCAACGGCTATGATCCCCGGATCATGCGGATGGTCGTTCGCCTGAGGAAGATGGAAACGCATACGCGGCAGGAGCAGGACGCGATCCTCGAAACCTATCGCACGGCCATCGGCTGCTAA
- the pyk gene encoding pyruvate kinase has product MSDALKPRLRKVKILATLGPASSSASMIRRLMLAGVDAFRINMSHGTHAQKAKLVEAIRGLEKEFHRATTILFDLQGPKLRVGNFEGGSAELVKGDRFILDRDRKVGGSGRVELPHPELFEAIGKGDRVLVDDGKIRLKVIEAQDRQITAEVMVGGTISDHKGVNVPDVVVPIPALTDKDKADLQFALEQKADWIALSFVQRPEDVAEARELIGEKASLMAKIEKPAAIDRLNDIIELSDGVMVARGDLGVELPPEDVPPLQNKIVAAARQFGKPVVVATQMLESMVSSPTPTRAEVSDVATAIYDGADAVMLSAESATGQYPCEAVQMMDRIAQSVESDPVYPARVHFTKTHLEPTTADALAGSARQIANTVSARAMVCYTSSGSTARRIARERPAVPLLAMTSSQVTARRLGLLWGVHAVRTRDVENFEEMVAKGKRMALRHHIAKGGERLVLMAGVPFGISGSTNVIHVVRLVGDELERHEAAKS; this is encoded by the coding sequence ATGAGCGACGCCCTGAAGCCGCGACTGCGAAAGGTGAAGATCCTGGCGACTCTCGGCCCGGCATCGAGCAGCGCTTCGATGATCCGCCGGCTGATGCTCGCCGGAGTGGACGCGTTCCGGATCAACATGAGCCACGGAACGCACGCGCAGAAGGCCAAGCTGGTCGAGGCGATACGCGGGCTTGAAAAGGAATTTCACCGGGCGACGACGATCTTGTTCGACCTTCAGGGGCCAAAGCTCCGGGTCGGCAATTTCGAGGGCGGATCCGCCGAGCTCGTCAAGGGCGACCGGTTCATCCTCGACCGCGACCGCAAGGTTGGCGGCTCGGGACGAGTCGAGCTTCCCCATCCCGAATTGTTCGAAGCGATCGGCAAGGGCGACCGGGTGCTGGTCGACGACGGCAAGATCCGCCTGAAGGTGATCGAGGCCCAGGACCGGCAGATCACCGCCGAGGTTATGGTGGGCGGCACCATCTCCGACCACAAGGGCGTGAACGTTCCGGACGTGGTCGTTCCGATCCCGGCGCTCACCGACAAGGACAAGGCCGACCTTCAGTTCGCGCTCGAGCAGAAGGCCGACTGGATCGCTTTGTCGTTCGTGCAGCGGCCTGAAGACGTTGCCGAGGCTCGCGAGCTGATCGGCGAGAAAGCATCGCTGATGGCCAAGATCGAAAAGCCGGCGGCGATCGATCGACTGAACGACATCATCGAGCTTTCCGACGGGGTCATGGTCGCGCGCGGCGACCTTGGAGTCGAGCTTCCGCCGGAAGACGTTCCGCCGCTCCAGAACAAGATCGTCGCCGCCGCCCGGCAGTTCGGCAAGCCGGTGGTGGTCGCGACGCAGATGCTCGAATCGATGGTCAGCTCGCCGACGCCCACGCGGGCCGAGGTCAGCGACGTCGCGACCGCGATCTACGACGGTGCCGATGCGGTCATGTTGTCGGCGGAGAGTGCGACTGGCCAATATCCGTGCGAAGCGGTTCAGATGATGGACCGCATCGCGCAGAGCGTGGAGAGCGATCCCGTCTATCCGGCGCGGGTCCATTTCACGAAGACTCACCTTGAGCCGACCACCGCCGATGCGCTTGCGGGGTCGGCGCGGCAGATCGCCAACACCGTCTCGGCGCGGGCGATGGTCTGCTACACCAGCTCCGGATCGACCGCGCGGCGGATCGCTCGCGAACGGCCCGCGGTCCCACTGCTCGCGATGACCTCCTCGCAAGTGACCGCGCGGCGGCTTGGGCTATTGTGGGGCGTGCATGCGGTCCGAACCCGCGACGTCGAAAACTTCGAGGAGATGGTCGCCAAGGGGAAGCGAATGGCGCTTCGCCACCATATCGCCAAAGGCGGCGAGCGGCTGGTGCTGATGGCCGGAGTTCCGTTCGGAATTTCCGGATCGACCAACGTGATCCATGTCGTCCGGCTGGTCGGCGACGAGCTCGAACGGCACGAGGCCGCCAAGTCCTAG